A window from Mangifera indica cultivar Alphonso chromosome 2, CATAS_Mindica_2.1, whole genome shotgun sequence encodes these proteins:
- the LOC123209051 gene encoding ethylene-responsive transcription factor ERN1-like → MEIQFQQQKQQQRQGIPLNKVNKFKGRNNKSNSNNKFVGVRQRPSGRWVAEIKDTTKKIRVWLGTFETAEEAARAYDEAACLLRGSNTRTNFATNANFDSPLASRIRNLVNNKKRGKQQGVQHVPPNTTVSTTTSATSSSSCISSGGMTSEYSPSGNIARDSQLFDDAYKPDLSNCTKDFELGSYQSDLSSGFGNGVDRFLFTQELLDFPENSASPEAKHLEFTEFDRMKVERQISASLYAINGVQEYMDAVHDPAEAFWDLPPLCSLFCQI, encoded by the coding sequence ATGGAAATTCAGTTTCAGCAACAAAAGCAGCAGCAACGACAAGGCATTCCACTTAACAAAGTAAACAAGTTCAAGGgaagaaataataaaagcaaCAGCAATAACAAGTTTGTTGGTGTGAGACAGAGACCTTCTGGTAGATGGGTTGCTGAGATCAAGGACACAACAAAAAAGATAAGGGTCTGGCTTGGCACCTTTGAAACTGCTGAAGAAGCTGCTCGAGCTTATGATGAAGCTGCCTGCCTTCTCCGCGGATCCAATACTCGAACAAATTTCGCTACCAATGCAAACTTCGATTCTCCTCTTGCTTCTCGGATTCGAAATCTAgttaacaacaaaaaaagagGTAAACAACAAGGTGTTCAACATGTTCCTCCTAACACCACAGTTAGTACTACCACTAGTGCTACTTCTAGCAGTAGTTGCATAAGCAGTGGTGGCATGACCAGTGAATATTCACCTTCTGGTAATATTGCTCGAGACTCTCAGTTGTTTGATGATGCTTATAAACCAGATTTAAGTAACTGCACCAAGGATTTTGAGTTAGGTTCTTATCAATCCGATCTTTCATCTGGATTCGGAAATGGGGTTGATCGATTTTTATTTACTCAAGAGCTGTTGGATTTTCCAGAGAACAGTGCTTCCCCTGAGGCTAAGCACTTAGAGTTCACAGAATTTGACAGGATGAAAGTTGAAAGGCAAATTTCAGCTTCCCTTTATGCCATTAATGGAGTTCAAGAGTACATGGATGCTGTCCATGATCCTGCTGAAGCTTTTTGGGACCTTCCACCATTGTGTTCATTGTTCTGTCAGATATGA